The Christiangramia flava JLT2011 genome has a segment encoding these proteins:
- a CDS encoding type I restriction endonuclease subunit R, translating to MTTEPEQVLEGNLISQLIGLGYKSIQLKTEEDLLENLKLQLEKHNNTRLSLLEFQQVLNKISKGNIFERAKILRDKVDFTKDNGETGYLELINQVQWCKNEYQVTNQIKMEGKYKNRYDVTILINGLPLCQIELKRRGLEMKEAFNQTNRYQRHSFQAGKGLFQYIQLFVISNGVNSKYYANNPIKARNFKQTFFWADKENKKITQLSDFADVFLEPCHLSKMITKYIVLNESQKILMALRPYQYYAVEAIVERVKTSRKNGYIWHTTGSGKTLTSFKTSQILTNLPEVKKVVFVVDRKDLDYQTIKEFNHFSSGSIDGTNDTKSLVSQFNDDTKIIVTTIQKLNTSIHKQYYRKKMERFKNERMVFIFDECHRSQFGDTHNRIKNYFEDVQMFGFTGTPIFADNANRNELGKRTTKDLFEKCLHKYVITDAIRDGNVLKFSIEYISTFRKKNEVVDIDVESIDKAEVMEAPKRLEGIVDYIINNHSRKTHGKRFTSIFCVANVDTLIKYYKLFNQKKLNGEHDLKIGTIFSYQTNEEDSEATGMIETDPRALPIAAEENSEYDSKHSREYLDDFIQDYNEMFQRNYSTSDFYSYYKDIGKQVKNKQLDVLLVVNMFLTGFDSKTLNTIYVDKNLRFHGLIQAYSRTNRILNELKSQGNVVSFRNLKKATDEAITLFSNKDAIEDIILQPYENYITKFDESVRKLLEIAPTVQGVNELPSENEELEFVTAFRELLRIKNVLTTFTEFDFSDLDIDEQTFEDYKSKYLDIRDKVRNHKSNEKVSILDDIDFEVELIHRDEVNVVYILTLLADLKDSGPADHAKKKKQISDLMASETQLRSKKELIERFIAENLPLIRDRENIPEEFESFWTTEKQKALEGISKEENLDQAKLNRVIANYLFTEKKPLRDEVIDTMNKKPGLRERKTSSERIIDKIKGFIETFVNGMG from the coding sequence ATGACTACTGAACCAGAACAGGTTCTAGAAGGTAACCTTATTTCTCAATTGATTGGATTGGGATATAAATCTATTCAGTTAAAAACAGAAGAAGACCTTTTAGAGAACCTGAAACTCCAGTTAGAAAAACATAATAATACCAGGCTTTCTCTGCTGGAATTTCAACAGGTATTGAATAAAATAAGTAAAGGGAATATCTTTGAAAGAGCGAAGATACTTCGTGACAAGGTAGATTTTACTAAGGATAACGGTGAGACCGGTTACCTAGAACTCATAAACCAGGTTCAGTGGTGCAAGAATGAATATCAGGTTACCAACCAGATTAAAATGGAGGGTAAATATAAAAACCGTTATGATGTCACCATCCTCATAAATGGACTTCCACTTTGTCAGATTGAGTTAAAAAGACGGGGTTTGGAAATGAAAGAAGCTTTTAACCAAACTAACCGTTACCAAAGACATAGTTTTCAAGCAGGGAAGGGATTGTTCCAGTACATTCAGCTTTTTGTAATAAGCAATGGAGTGAATTCAAAATATTATGCAAATAACCCTATAAAGGCGAGAAACTTTAAACAAACTTTCTTTTGGGCAGATAAGGAAAACAAAAAGATCACACAGCTAAGCGACTTCGCTGATGTTTTCCTGGAGCCATGTCATCTCTCTAAGATGATCACAAAATATATAGTGTTGAATGAAAGCCAAAAGATACTAATGGCTCTAAGGCCTTATCAATATTATGCTGTTGAGGCTATTGTTGAAAGAGTGAAGACCAGTAGGAAAAATGGTTATATATGGCATACTACCGGATCCGGGAAAACCCTAACCTCCTTTAAAACCAGCCAGATCTTAACAAATCTCCCAGAGGTTAAGAAAGTAGTTTTTGTAGTAGATCGAAAAGATTTGGATTACCAGACCATCAAAGAATTCAATCATTTTAGTAGCGGCAGTATTGACGGCACTAATGATACTAAATCTTTGGTTAGTCAATTCAATGATGATACGAAAATCATAGTTACAACTATTCAGAAACTGAATACTTCCATTCATAAACAGTATTACAGAAAAAAGATGGAAAGGTTCAAAAATGAACGAATGGTATTCATTTTTGACGAATGTCATCGTAGTCAGTTTGGAGATACGCATAATAGAATAAAAAACTATTTTGAAGATGTACAAATGTTCGGTTTTACCGGAACACCAATTTTTGCTGATAATGCAAATAGAAATGAACTGGGAAAGCGTACAACGAAAGATTTATTTGAAAAATGCCTGCATAAATATGTTATTACCGATGCTATTCGGGATGGAAATGTTTTAAAATTCTCAATTGAATATATAAGCACTTTCAGAAAGAAAAATGAAGTGGTAGATATTGATGTAGAGTCTATAGATAAGGCCGAGGTAATGGAGGCACCTAAGAGGTTGGAGGGTATTGTAGATTATATCATAAATAATCATTCTCGCAAAACGCATGGGAAGCGATTCACCTCAATATTTTGCGTTGCCAATGTGGATACCTTAATTAAATATTATAAGCTCTTTAACCAGAAAAAGCTAAATGGAGAACATGACCTGAAAATTGGAACTATTTTTTCTTACCAGACTAATGAGGAAGATTCTGAAGCGACTGGAATGATAGAAACAGATCCGAGGGCACTACCAATAGCTGCTGAGGAAAATTCCGAATATGATAGTAAACATAGCAGGGAATATTTGGATGATTTCATACAGGATTATAACGAAATGTTTCAGCGAAACTATTCGACAAGTGACTTTTATTCGTATTATAAAGATATTGGGAAACAGGTAAAAAACAAACAACTGGATGTTTTGCTTGTAGTGAATATGTTCCTTACCGGATTTGATAGTAAGACACTTAATACTATTTACGTAGATAAGAATTTACGTTTTCACGGTTTAATTCAGGCCTATTCAAGAACAAATAGGATCCTTAACGAACTCAAATCGCAGGGTAACGTCGTATCTTTCCGGAATCTAAAAAAAGCAACTGATGAAGCCATCACATTATTTTCTAATAAGGATGCTATAGAAGATATTATTCTGCAACCTTATGAGAATTACATCACTAAATTTGATGAGTCCGTTAGGAAATTATTAGAGATTGCTCCCACGGTTCAAGGTGTGAATGAACTACCTTCAGAAAACGAGGAATTAGAATTTGTTACAGCTTTCCGTGAATTGCTCCGTATCAAAAATGTACTAACCACCTTTACTGAATTTGATTTTAGTGACCTCGATATTGATGAACAAACATTTGAGGATTATAAGAGTAAATATTTAGATATAAGAGATAAGGTTCGAAACCATAAAAGCAACGAGAAAGTTTCGATACTTGATGATATAGATTTCGAAGTGGAGCTTATTCACAGGGATGAGGTCAATGTAGTTTATATACTCACATTGTTGGCAGATCTAAAGGATTCCGGTCCTGCTGATCACGCTAAAAAGAAAAAACAGATTTCAGATTTGATGGCTTCTGAAACCCAATTGAGAAGTAAAAAGGAATTGATCGAAAGGTTTATTGCCGAAAACTTACCCCTTATAAGAGATCGTGAGAATATTCCTGAAGAGTTTGAATCTTTCTGGACCACTGAAAAACAAAAGGCATTAGAAGGCATCAGCAAGGAAGAGAACTTAGACCAGGCAAAATTAAACAGGGTCATAGCCAATTATCTTTTTACTGAAAAGAAACCCTTAAGAGATGAAGTAATTGATACAATGAATAAAAAACCCGGTCTTAGAGAACGAAAGACTTCTTCAGAAAGAATTATAGATAAGATCAAAGGTTTTATTGAAACCTTTGTTAATGGGATGGGTTAG
- a CDS encoding nucleotidyl transferase AbiEii/AbiGii toxin family protein produces the protein MLKNTLINRAATVKIAEALGDLNKEVVYVGGAMVSLYIDDPAAEDIRPTKDIDLTFQLATFAKLEQLRETLISKGFTQNAEDTVNCRFRYEDVKVDVMSTKNIGWAPSNPWFAKGFEKAISITLDDVTIKVLPLPYFLATKMEAFLDRGIKDIYASHDLEDITYLFNYTSDIDRQILKANNEVKEYLMEKIKFLQSNRKISAAIHGSLYYSEADERMEIIQQRMRNIIEG, from the coding sequence ATGTTGAAGAATACATTAATTAATAGAGCCGCCACAGTAAAAATAGCTGAAGCTTTAGGAGATTTGAATAAAGAAGTAGTTTACGTAGGCGGCGCGATGGTAAGCCTCTATATAGATGACCCTGCCGCCGAAGATATCAGGCCTACCAAAGATATTGACCTCACTTTTCAACTAGCCACCTTTGCCAAACTCGAACAACTTAGGGAAACATTAATAAGCAAGGGCTTTACTCAAAATGCTGAAGACACAGTGAATTGTAGGTTCAGATATGAAGACGTAAAAGTAGATGTAATGTCCACAAAAAATATTGGATGGGCGCCATCCAACCCATGGTTCGCCAAGGGCTTTGAAAAAGCTATTTCTATAACCCTGGATGATGTAACTATAAAAGTGCTCCCTCTTCCCTATTTTTTAGCAACGAAAATGGAAGCTTTTCTCGACCGTGGCATAAAAGATATTTATGCCAGCCACGACCTGGAAGATATAACCTATTTATTCAATTATACCAGTGATATAGACAGGCAAATCCTAAAGGCCAACAATGAGGTAAAGGAATATTTAATGGAAAAAATAAAGTTCTTACAAAGCAATCGTAAAATTTCTGCTGCCATTCATGGTAGCTTGTATTACAGCGAGGCAGATGAGCGCATGGAAATCATACAACAACGTATGCGGAATATAATTGAAGGCTAA
- a CDS encoding tyrosine-type recombinase/integrase, with translation MNKPLATHLARHTFATTIILTNGVPIESVSKMLGHQDLRTTQHYAKIVNRKISDDMKALKSYLLKKKRINIKLIKRKCDNSKNLFLKISFRCS, from the coding sequence ATAAATAAACCCCTTGCCACTCACCTCGCCAGGCATACTTTTGCAACTACTATTATATTGACCAATGGAGTTCCGATTGAATCTGTAAGTAAGATGCTGGGGCACCAAGATTTAAGAACCACCCAACATTATGCTAAGATTGTGAATAGAAAAATTAGTGATGATATGAAGGCTTTAAAATCATACTTATTAAAAAAGAAGAGAATAAATATAAAATTAATAAAAAGAAAATGTGATAATTCAAAAAACTTATTTTTAAAGATATCTTTCAGATGTAGTTAG
- a CDS encoding methyltransferase, giving the protein MSLVNLHRDIGTAKDNRNSPIHDWYRFTAGFSYKLVQKIIEAEKLGSKDCIYESFAGCGTTLVSAQKNGIKAVGNEGQELLYNVIKGKLDWSVDISKITRFLTQLERDLDNGTYKDNYHELLKTLYSESDLYQLYFIRDYISKNVSDERLTYFLNLALTQSLHKVSIHPIAIPYISRSKTLNNSLSALDTFKNTVIKMKEDLEFVKEKELTTEIFLHDSRRKNENINDGSCSICITSPPYLNNLDYGEVSKVCSHFFGFTNDWNEITEKVRKNLVTGATTHYKESEFEIEKWKREDFYLNNRIVMDNILKDIFKIETISKTRKGKKSFHILALYYFQDMYQVFLEMRRVLRKGSKAYLVLGDSAPYGVFIDTTKVLGEIAKNCGFNKFEIIKIRERGTKWQSLTHRHNLKLSENILLLE; this is encoded by the coding sequence ATGAGTTTAGTTAATTTACATCGGGATATTGGAACTGCGAAAGATAACCGGAATAGCCCTATTCATGATTGGTATAGATTCACAGCCGGTTTTTCATATAAATTGGTTCAAAAAATTATCGAAGCCGAAAAACTAGGTTCAAAGGATTGCATATATGAAAGCTTTGCAGGTTGTGGCACTACTTTGGTTTCAGCTCAAAAAAATGGAATTAAAGCGGTTGGTAATGAAGGTCAGGAATTACTCTATAATGTTATCAAAGGAAAACTGGATTGGTCTGTTGATATTAGTAAAATTACTCGATTTTTAACCCAATTAGAAAGAGATTTAGATAATGGAACCTACAAGGATAACTATCATGAATTGCTTAAGACATTATATTCCGAAAGCGATCTATATCAACTCTATTTTATTCGAGATTATATTAGTAAAAATGTAAGTGATGAGAGATTAACCTATTTTTTAAACTTGGCCCTTACTCAATCATTGCACAAAGTAAGTATACATCCGATCGCTATTCCGTATATTTCCAGAAGTAAGACCTTAAATAATTCTTTATCTGCTCTTGATACTTTCAAGAATACTGTAATTAAAATGAAAGAGGATCTAGAATTTGTAAAAGAAAAGGAACTAACAACGGAAATATTTCTGCACGATTCCAGAAGAAAAAATGAAAATATTAATGATGGGTCATGTTCCATTTGTATAACCTCACCTCCATACTTAAACAATTTGGATTATGGAGAAGTTTCCAAGGTTTGCTCTCATTTTTTTGGATTCACGAATGACTGGAATGAGATTACAGAAAAAGTAAGAAAAAACCTTGTTACTGGTGCGACCACTCATTATAAGGAGTCTGAATTTGAAATTGAGAAATGGAAACGTGAAGATTTTTATTTGAACAATAGAATAGTAATGGATAATATTCTAAAGGATATATTTAAAATCGAGACTATTAGTAAGACTCGCAAAGGCAAAAAAAGCTTTCACATTCTTGCATTATATTATTTTCAAGATATGTACCAAGTTTTTTTAGAGATGCGGAGAGTTTTAAGGAAGGGTAGTAAGGCCTATTTAGTTTTGGGAGATTCGGCTCCCTATGGAGTTTTTATAGATACCACTAAAGTTTTAGGTGAGATTGCAAAAAATTGTGGATTTAATAAGTTTGAAATTATAAAGATAAGAGAAAGGGGAACAAAATGGCAATCTCTTACCCATCGACATAATTTAAAATTATCAGAAAACATTTTATTGCTTGAATAG
- a CDS encoding BREX system ATP-binding domain-containing protein: MTIDINEILKNREDQSDKDRYEKLNLKSNPFPKSGTANINESSEQTKALTPIDDIVHRQIVDYIADSLYASNEEDQKLIGTITGDYGTGKTQLLLYAKSIIQSKSKKAFAIYINNPGTTLSQLIGSIIENIGQEQFKKYLWTQVIDEIKNTNNNYKVQLSKFLANPQGKMFGDENDPFSVENEANHKAFLDAFLNQINNKKSRSELNETLKTIILQILEKRNNDAVIADYFYNLIAEDFGVSKTWETITSGTGKYLNNKVVKLLNAIIDIVRDQGFDRFYLLVDEFEDITSGRLTKKESDSYAYNLRALIDKERRWCLLIALTRTALEDIRKISPPLADRLTDREINIQRLSADQFRKLVINYLNLSRDSSETYEPFTEEALDLVNKSSGELPRLALRKLHFILERAADEKDIKLIDVDFAKSHLQ; this comes from the coding sequence ATGACAATAGACATAAACGAAATTTTAAAAAATAGGGAAGACCAAAGCGACAAGGATAGATATGAAAAATTAAATTTGAAATCTAACCCTTTTCCTAAATCAGGTACAGCAAATATTAACGAATCATCTGAGCAGACCAAGGCCCTTACCCCAATAGATGATATTGTTCATCGCCAAATAGTAGATTATATTGCAGATTCCCTATATGCTTCTAATGAAGAAGACCAAAAATTAATTGGAACAATTACAGGAGATTATGGCACAGGAAAAACTCAGTTACTATTATATGCAAAGTCTATTATTCAAAGTAAAAGTAAAAAAGCGTTTGCTATTTATATTAACAATCCAGGAACCACACTTTCTCAGCTAATAGGTTCTATAATTGAAAACATTGGTCAAGAGCAGTTTAAAAAATACTTATGGACCCAAGTTATAGATGAAATTAAAAACACTAATAATAACTATAAAGTCCAGTTGTCGAAATTTTTAGCCAATCCACAAGGAAAAATGTTTGGTGATGAAAATGATCCATTTTCTGTAGAAAATGAAGCGAATCACAAAGCATTTTTAGATGCGTTTCTGAATCAAATTAATAACAAGAAATCACGTTCGGAATTAAACGAAACTCTCAAAACAATTATCCTTCAGATTTTAGAAAAAAGAAACAATGATGCTGTTATAGCAGATTATTTCTATAACCTTATTGCGGAAGATTTTGGGGTAAGTAAAACATGGGAAACTATAACCTCAGGAACTGGCAAGTATCTTAATAATAAGGTAGTCAAATTATTGAATGCAATTATTGATATTGTTCGGGATCAAGGCTTCGATAGGTTTTATCTTTTAGTCGACGAATTTGAAGATATTACATCTGGTAGACTCACAAAAAAAGAAAGTGATTCCTATGCTTACAATTTGAGAGCATTAATTGATAAAGAGAGAAGATGGTGCTTATTAATTGCTTTAACCAGAACAGCATTAGAAGATATTAGAAAAATTTCTCCTCCATTAGCCGATAGATTAACTGATAGAGAAATAAATATTCAAAGACTTTCCGCTGACCAGTTCAGAAAACTGGTAATCAATTATCTGAACTTAAGTCGTGATTCAAGCGAAACATATGAACCTTTTACTGAGGAGGCTTTAGATTTAGTAAATAAATCTTCAGGAGAATTACCCCGATTGGCCTTAAGAAAACTACATTTTATTTTAGAGCGAGCTGCTGATGAAAAAGATATCAAATTAATTGATGTTGACTTTGCAAAAAGTCATTTACAATAA
- a CDS encoding SusC/RagA family TonB-linked outer membrane protein yields MKNFYRRGMILIMFLLAMGLLVILAMSQAKAATPSFKIPAHFQQQVSGKVTGPTGKPLQGVSVFIKDKPIGVVTNEEGEYNVQTASGDTLVFSYFGFKSQEIPVGNQTLINISLQEDVSSLDEVQINAGYYNTTARKSTGNISRVKAEEIDNQPVISPLQALQGRVAGLEVSDPNGIPGVAPVVRIRGQNSLRNSLGDNGNLPLYIIDGMPVNSGPVNSINQFIAGTGTDPLSGLNLSNIESIEILKDADATAIYGSRGANGVILITTKGGKFTGGKDRVEARVYSGVSSVSNFVDLLDTPRYLELRRQAFENDGVEPTASNAGDLLVWDQDRNTDWQDVLFGNSAPTFNANLNYSGGGENTSFKIGASYFKQGSVFPGDYSFEKKTVNVSFNRQSENRKFRFNFSANYGINDNDLFSSNNFVSTALNLPPNAPELYQEDGSLNWENSTWQNPLASLQGDGRSLSNNLIANLGLQYELFEGLTLKANLGYTFLNSREDILLPREIYDPAAWNFVSNRSQHSFVNRRSWIAEPQLVYNKSIGNNNLDVLIGTTFQENEDSNHIINATGYANNHLIGNLDAADALSIGKDQTQEYKYQAVFARLGYNWKETYFLNLTGRRDGSSRFGPSNRFANFGAIGGAWIFSNSQFVQDHLRFLSFGKLRGSYGVTGNDQIGDYRYLETYQSTPGPGGLYPVRLTNPFFSWETNKKIEAAVELGFLKDRINLNLSWYRNRSSNQLVGYNLPAITGFNTVEANLPATVQNTGLEIEFSTLNMQTDAFQWRSSFNLTLPSNKLIRFDDLEESAYANAYRIGKPLNLANVYEFEGIDPETGFFQVRDVNEDGRYDFDDRVISKDLGREYYGGFNNQFNYKGFSLNFLLEFVKQQGRRYYRGVPGFLGNVNQGSVDGRDGFIQRPTQSITGFIAYNNAMSSDYGIVDASYVRLKTLSLGYQLPKSILQNTSLTGIQFFLHGQNLLTITDYEGLDPQSPGSLALPVLQSITGGIQINL; encoded by the coding sequence ATGAAAAATTTTTACAGGCGGGGCATGATCCTTATCATGTTCCTGTTAGCCATGGGCTTATTGGTAATTTTAGCCATGTCCCAGGCCAAGGCGGCAACGCCGTCATTTAAAATTCCTGCCCATTTCCAGCAGCAAGTTTCAGGGAAAGTAACCGGCCCTACGGGTAAACCGCTTCAAGGAGTAAGTGTTTTTATCAAAGATAAACCTATAGGGGTGGTCACCAATGAAGAAGGAGAATATAATGTCCAGACAGCCAGTGGCGATACACTCGTTTTTAGCTATTTCGGGTTTAAATCCCAAGAAATACCGGTAGGTAATCAAACCCTTATTAATATCTCGTTACAAGAAGACGTATCCTCGCTGGATGAGGTCCAGATCAATGCCGGGTATTACAATACCACGGCCAGGAAGAGTACGGGTAACATTTCACGTGTTAAGGCAGAAGAAATCGATAACCAGCCGGTGATAAGCCCGTTACAGGCTTTGCAGGGAAGAGTGGCAGGTCTCGAAGTGAGCGATCCCAACGGGATTCCGGGCGTGGCACCTGTAGTTCGCATCAGGGGACAGAATAGCCTGCGAAACTCCCTAGGTGATAATGGGAACCTTCCTCTATATATCATAGACGGTATGCCGGTGAATTCAGGACCGGTGAACTCCATTAACCAGTTTATTGCAGGTACAGGCACAGATCCTTTAAGCGGTCTCAACCTTTCAAATATTGAGAGTATCGAGATCCTAAAGGATGCCGACGCTACAGCTATATATGGCTCTCGGGGTGCAAACGGAGTTATTTTAATTACCACAAAAGGAGGAAAGTTTACCGGTGGAAAAGATAGGGTTGAAGCAAGGGTTTATAGCGGAGTGAGCAGTGTCTCTAATTTTGTAGATCTTTTAGATACGCCCAGGTACCTGGAACTTAGAAGACAGGCCTTTGAAAATGACGGCGTGGAGCCAACAGCTTCCAATGCAGGGGATCTTTTGGTGTGGGACCAGGATCGAAATACCGACTGGCAGGACGTACTATTCGGAAATTCGGCTCCCACATTTAATGCAAACTTAAATTATTCAGGTGGCGGGGAGAATACTTCCTTTAAAATAGGAGCTTCTTACTTTAAACAGGGTAGTGTATTCCCGGGAGATTATTCTTTCGAAAAGAAAACAGTGAATGTTTCGTTTAATCGGCAGTCAGAAAATAGGAAATTCCGTTTTAATTTTTCAGCCAATTACGGGATCAATGATAATGATCTTTTCAGTAGTAATAACTTCGTTAGTACAGCGCTTAATTTACCACCCAATGCACCTGAATTATACCAGGAGGATGGGAGTTTAAACTGGGAAAATTCAACCTGGCAAAATCCGTTAGCCTCTTTACAGGGTGATGGCAGATCACTTTCAAATAATTTAATCGCTAACCTGGGATTGCAATACGAGCTATTTGAAGGCTTGACTCTTAAAGCTAATTTGGGATATACTTTTCTTAACAGTAGGGAAGATATTTTACTTCCCAGGGAAATTTATGACCCGGCTGCCTGGAATTTCGTATCCAATCGTTCCCAGCATTCCTTTGTAAATAGAAGATCCTGGATAGCAGAACCTCAGTTGGTTTATAATAAAAGCATTGGTAATAATAATTTAGATGTCCTTATTGGCACCACTTTCCAGGAAAATGAAGATTCAAATCATATAATTAATGCCACAGGGTATGCCAACAATCACCTGATTGGTAACCTGGATGCAGCAGATGCCTTAAGCATAGGTAAAGACCAAACCCAGGAGTATAAATATCAGGCTGTTTTTGCACGTTTGGGCTATAACTGGAAGGAAACCTATTTCCTTAACTTAACAGGAAGAAGGGACGGGTCTTCACGTTTTGGACCCAGCAACCGGTTTGCCAATTTTGGCGCTATAGGAGGGGCCTGGATATTCTCAAACAGTCAATTTGTACAGGACCATCTTCGCTTCTTAAGTTTTGGAAAACTTAGGGGAAGCTATGGTGTCACGGGAAATGATCAAATAGGTGATTATCGCTACCTGGAGACCTATCAGTCTACTCCCGGGCCCGGAGGCTTATACCCGGTGCGGCTTACCAATCCGTTCTTTTCATGGGAAACTAATAAAAAGATCGAGGCGGCCGTGGAACTTGGTTTCCTGAAAGACCGAATAAATTTAAACCTGAGCTGGTATAGGAACAGATCTTCAAACCAGCTTGTGGGGTATAATCTTCCTGCTATCACAGGTTTTAATACTGTGGAGGCAAATCTACCGGCCACGGTCCAGAATACAGGTTTGGAGATTGAATTTTCCACATTGAATATGCAAACGGATGCGTTTCAATGGAGAAGTTCTTTCAATCTTACGCTGCCTTCGAATAAATTAATCAGGTTTGATGATCTTGAAGAAAGTGCTTATGCCAATGCATATAGAATAGGCAAGCCGTTAAATCTTGCGAATGTTTATGAGTTTGAAGGGATAGACCCGGAAACAGGGTTTTTTCAGGTTCGCGATGTGAACGAAGATGGGCGATACGATTTTGACGACCGGGTAATTTCAAAAGATCTGGGAAGAGAATATTATGGAGGTTTTAATAATCAGTTTAACTACAAAGGCTTTTCCCTGAACTTTTTACTTGAATTTGTCAAACAACAGGGCAGGCGATATTATAGAGGAGTGCCGGGCTTTTTAGGAAATGTTAACCAGGGAAGTGTTGATGGAAGAGACGGCTTTATACAAAGGCCAACTCAGTCAATTACAGGTTTTATCGCTTATAATAATGCCATGTCCAGTGATTATGGTATTGTAGATGCTTCCTATGTGCGATTAAAAACTCTTTCTTTGGGATACCAGCTTCCTAAATCTATTCTACAAAATACTTCATTAACAGGCATACAATTCTTCCTGCACGGTCAAAATCTTTTAACGATAACAGATTATGAGGGTCTCGACCCGCAAAGTCCGGGATCATTAGCCCTTCCTGTACTTCAAAGTATCACGGGTGGAATACAAATAAATTTATAA
- a CDS encoding RagB/SusD family nutrient uptake outer membrane protein, with protein sequence MKINKIVGGLILFAGILFMSSCEDFLEVDTPNYMLDSKAVFTNDETAKTALQGMFNQLFNTSFANGGSQSVSFLGALSADTYSLTTITQDLVEFHQNQLSPGNSSNLTLWAGAYNIIYQANALLNGVEGNNSLNEEIISEIEGSAKFVRAFTYFYLINLYGEVPLILDTNYEENSIASRTSTEVIRSQILNDLEDSALLLNEDYPANERTRVNRFAVFALLAKVHLYLGNWQEAESYSTGVIEASSRYELLENLNEVFLANSREAIWQISPIGWGNSFTHTRDGNLLTKTPTSYNLVMLSESLVDIFSKEEDARYESWINPFAAESDTLYYPNKYKIQYDASGGPIAEYSMVLRVAEQYLIRAEARARMENLSGAIEDLNKIKSRAGIATIESTENITAMELIAEVLLERRRELFSEWGHRWFDLHRFGETEVLEDKENSQWTVSANLFPIPFEERTKNPNLTQNPGY encoded by the coding sequence ATGAAAATCAATAAAATAGTAGGGGGACTCATCCTTTTTGCAGGTATTCTCTTTATGAGTTCATGCGAAGACTTTTTAGAAGTTGACACTCCCAATTACATGTTAGACAGTAAGGCTGTCTTTACAAATGACGAGACAGCTAAAACAGCATTGCAGGGGATGTTTAACCAGTTATTCAATACCAGCTTTGCCAACGGGGGTAGTCAATCGGTTAGTTTTCTTGGAGCACTTTCAGCGGATACTTATTCATTAACTACCATTACCCAGGATCTGGTGGAATTTCACCAGAACCAGCTATCTCCCGGAAATAGTTCGAATCTCACTTTATGGGCTGGAGCTTATAATATTATTTACCAGGCAAATGCCTTGTTAAATGGGGTAGAAGGAAATAATTCATTAAATGAGGAAATAATAAGTGAAATTGAAGGAAGCGCTAAATTTGTACGTGCCTTCACTTACTTTTACCTTATAAATCTTTATGGAGAAGTGCCCTTAATCCTGGACACTAACTATGAAGAAAACTCAATTGCTTCCAGAACTTCGACAGAAGTCATTCGTAGTCAAATATTAAATGATTTAGAAGATTCAGCATTGCTGCTAAATGAAGATTATCCCGCGAATGAACGTACCCGGGTGAATCGATTTGCAGTTTTCGCATTACTGGCAAAAGTGCATTTGTACTTAGGCAACTGGCAGGAGGCCGAGAGCTATAGCACAGGGGTGATAGAGGCTTCTTCTCGCTATGAACTTCTGGAAAATCTTAACGAAGTCTTTTTAGCCAATAGTCGTGAGGCCATCTGGCAAATATCTCCAATAGGCTGGGGCAATAGTTTTACCCATACCCGTGATGGCAATTTATTGACTAAAACTCCAACTTCTTATAACCTAGTAATGCTATCAGAAAGCTTAGTGGATATATTTTCAAAAGAAGAAGATGCACGATACGAAAGCTGGATTAATCCTTTTGCGGCTGAGAGTGATACTCTCTACTATCCTAATAAATATAAGATCCAATATGATGCTTCCGGCGGCCCCATTGCAGAGTATTCCATGGTACTTCGCGTTGCCGAGCAATACTTAATCCGTGCCGAGGCAAGAGCAAGAATGGAAAATTTATCAGGTGCCATAGAGGATTTAAATAAAATAAAATCCAGGGCAGGTATAGCGACTATTGAATCGACAGAGAACATAACAGCAATGGAACTGATTGCTGAAGTCTTATTAGAAAGAAGAAGAGAGCTATTTAGTGAATGGGGGCACCGATGGTTTGATTTACATCGATTCGGGGAAACTGAAGTTTTAGAAGACAAAGAGAATTCACAGTGGACGGTATCCGCAAATCTTTTTCCCATTCCTTTTGAAGAACGAACAAAAAATCCAAACCTCACCCAGAACCCCGGCTATTAA